In the Muricauda sp. MAR_2010_75 genome, one interval contains:
- a CDS encoding transcriptional regulator, which yields MRKIILAALTLVVGVILWYLFLKPSDYTVRFKADTFPGAINQSLKLWDRNLDPVEKIHQENDLYHLIHKVKFGDSIHSYKWTIEPLTDSTSRVKVNIKDEDHSLMNKLQVPFFDTDFEKRSRKTVMDFMEVLKNHKEKFKVRIIGEEEMPTKYIAYLPIKCTQLQKADEMMKNFSYLFGSLVESGVEFDGFPMIEITQWDQETDSIHFNFGRPIIRSEKLPIGTDIQYKRIFRKKALKAEYFGNYITSDRAWYALLDYAKKNNIDVEKTPIEVFYNDPKSEGNEIKWRAEIYLPIKESK from the coding sequence ATGAGAAAAATTATTTTAGCAGCCCTAACGCTTGTAGTAGGTGTAATTTTATGGTATCTTTTTTTAAAACCTTCAGACTATACTGTCCGTTTTAAAGCAGACACCTTCCCTGGAGCAATCAACCAAAGCCTTAAACTTTGGGATAGAAATTTGGATCCCGTGGAAAAAATTCATCAAGAAAACGACCTGTACCACCTTATCCATAAAGTAAAGTTTGGTGATTCCATACATAGCTATAAGTGGACAATTGAGCCACTTACAGACTCCACATCCCGCGTCAAAGTGAATATCAAGGATGAGGATCACAGTCTTATGAACAAGTTACAGGTACCATTTTTTGATACAGATTTTGAAAAGCGCAGCAGGAAAACTGTGATGGATTTTATGGAAGTCCTTAAAAACCATAAAGAGAAATTTAAAGTCCGTATTATTGGGGAGGAGGAAATGCCAACCAAGTACATTGCCTATCTCCCTATTAAGTGCACCCAACTGCAAAAGGCCGATGAAATGATGAAAAACTTCAGTTATCTTTTTGGGTCACTTGTGGAAAGTGGTGTTGAGTTTGATGGTTTTCCAATGATTGAAATAACGCAATGGGATCAAGAAACTGACAGTATCCATTTCAATTTTGGTCGTCCCATAATACGCTCGGAAAAACTTCCCATTGGAACAGATATTCAGTATAAAAGAATTTTTAGGAAAAAAGCTTTGAAAGCGGAATATTTTGGCAATTATATTACATCAGACAGAGCTTGGTATGCCTTACTGGACTACGCCAAAAAGAATAACATTGACGTTGAAAAAACTCCAATAGAAGTGTTTTATAATGACCCAAAAAGTGAAGGTAACGAAATAAAATGGAGAGCTGAGATATATCTGCCCATAAAGGAGTCCAAATGA
- a CDS encoding vanadium-dependent haloperoxidase — MKERISLLVALLLVFVSCQKKQEPITITPEDYHKSVDKVVEVMIHDIFSPPVASRIFAYPNIAAYEIIAQKEDGYKSLAGQVHDLKNIPSPKEDNINYEMAALVAHMDLSRRLIFSEERVKSFRDSLYTLWADKNEPVFNASKAYGLEVADFIGAWMDKDNYKQTRTMPKFTVNTEDPSRWQPTPPAYMSGLEPHWSKIRPFAIDSAEQFKPIPPPAFSMEEDSPFYKELMEVYEVRKSMIGKGDKSEEIAIAQFWDCNPYVSVTRGHLMFATKKITPGAHWIGITKIASRKDNADFAKTVYAYTKTSIAIADAFISCWDEKYRSNLIRPETLINEYIDDSWEPVLQTPPFPEYTSGHSVVSGAASTALTDIFGDNFSFDDDTEVPYGLPVRSFTSFKQAADEAAISRMYGGIHYRAAIEVGVKQGRDLGKFIVDKLDMTRG; from the coding sequence ATGAAAGAAAGAATTAGTTTACTGGTAGCACTACTGTTGGTTTTTGTTTCCTGCCAAAAAAAGCAGGAACCCATTACCATAACCCCCGAAGACTATCATAAATCTGTGGACAAGGTTGTTGAGGTCATGATTCATGATATCTTCTCTCCCCCTGTTGCAAGCCGAATTTTTGCGTATCCCAACATTGCGGCTTATGAAATAATCGCCCAAAAAGAGGACGGTTATAAGTCACTGGCAGGACAAGTGCACGACCTAAAGAACATTCCAAGTCCCAAAGAAGATAACATCAATTATGAAATGGCCGCCTTGGTGGCCCACATGGATTTGAGCAGAAGATTGATTTTCTCCGAAGAACGAGTCAAAAGTTTTCGGGATAGCCTATATACCCTCTGGGCCGATAAAAATGAGCCTGTTTTCAATGCATCCAAAGCTTATGGCCTGGAAGTGGCCGATTTTATTGGAGCTTGGATGGACAAGGACAATTACAAACAGACACGGACCATGCCAAAGTTTACCGTGAACACAGAAGATCCTTCACGTTGGCAGCCCACTCCACCTGCTTATATGAGCGGTCTGGAACCGCATTGGAGCAAAATACGCCCGTTTGCCATTGATTCGGCGGAACAGTTTAAACCCATCCCTCCACCTGCTTTCTCCATGGAAGAAGATTCACCATTTTACAAAGAGTTGATGGAAGTATATGAGGTAAGAAAAAGCATGATAGGCAAAGGTGATAAGTCAGAGGAAATCGCCATAGCACAATTCTGGGACTGTAACCCCTATGTTTCTGTAACTAGGGGACACTTAATGTTCGCCACAAAAAAAATCACACCGGGAGCCCATTGGATAGGAATTACCAAAATAGCCAGTAGAAAAGATAATGCCGATTTTGCCAAGACCGTTTATGCCTATACCAAGACCTCCATTGCCATTGCCGATGCATTTATTAGCTGTTGGGATGAAAAATATAGAAGTAACCTTATTCGCCCGGAAACCCTGATCAATGAGTACATTGATGATAGTTGGGAACCTGTGTTGCAAACCCCTCCCTTTCCAGAATATACGAGTGGGCACAGCGTGGTTTCCGGTGCTGCATCCACAGCCCTTACGGATATTTTTGGTGATAACTTCTCTTTTGATGATGATACCGAGGTGCCTTATGGCTTGCCCGTTCGTTCCTTCACATCATTCAAGCAAGCTGCCGATGAAGCAGCCATAAGTAGAATGTATGGTGGCATCCACTATCGTGCTGCAATAGAGGTGGGTGTAAAGCAAGGGCGCGACCTTGGAAAATTCATCGTAGATAAACTTGACATGACTAGAGGGTAA